The bacterium genome contains the following window.
GGAATTATCAAATTCGGTAGATCTTAGAAAATATTGCTCACCTATTGAAGATCAGGGAAATATTGGATCATGTACGGCTAATGCTGCTGCAAGTATAGTTGAATATTATGAGAGAAAAGCATTTGGTAAACATACTGATGTTTCTAGGTTATTTTTGTATAAAGTAACTAGAAATTTATTGAAGTGGTCTGGCGATACTGGTGCATTTCTTAGAACTACTATGGCAGCATTGCGTTTATATGGTGCACCTCCAGAATCATATTGGCCGTATGATGTTTCAAAATATGATATTGAACCAACATCGTTTGTGTATTCTCTAGCACAAAACTTCAAAGCTACAAAATATATAAAAATTGATCAACATAATTTATCAAAAGAAAATATCCTAACAAATATAAAGAAATGCTTGGTTGCGGGTCTTCCTTTAATGTTTGGGTTTACAACGTATGATTCCTTAGTTCAATCAAGATATACTGGAAAAATTCCATTCCCGGGAAGTAATGAAACTGCAAAAGGTGGGCACGCCATAGGATCTTATGGATTTGACGATAACATACAAATAAAACACGATTTTACCGGAGAAATAACAACCGGAGCATTTTTGATAAGAAATAGCTGGGGTCCAAAATGGGGGTTTGATGGTGGATACGGGTGGCTCCCATATCAATATTTACTCAAAGGTTTAGCTGTCGATTGGTGGACCTTAATATCTTCTGATTGGGTTGACACTGGAGAATTTGGTTTATAATTTCATATGCTCGGATGGCGGAAGTGGTAGACGTTCAGCAACGAATAAAAGTTGTGAGTCATTTAATATGGCATGTAGGTTCGAATCCTACTCCGGGCAACAACCAAAGTTTGAAAAGGGGGTTGATAAATTAAAAAATAAATAAAAAAAGAGAGTTGTATGTAGTGCCAATCTTTCTTTTCTTAAAGTATGTAATGGGAAGTATTGGACCAAAAAAATTGGAGATTTATTTTAATGAAAAATTTATTTGTTTTATTTATTCTTTTCGCTACTATCATCAGTGCTGCAGAATGGACTGGCAGTGCATCATTAGGTTATCAACACGTGAAGGATTATATTGCTGTTGATGATTCTACAAATTATATTGATCTTGATTTATCATTCATCGAAAACGTTTCAGCTGATTTAGAGCTTGGTGCGTCAATTGGAAGTTCCAATGGTGATCCAAGAGTCACAACTCAAGTGCTAAGTGGAAACATGGAAACAAAAGATTTTCGTTTAAAGAAAGCATATTTATCTTATAACTACAGTTTAGATGAATCAACATTACTAAGTTTCACTGGTGGAAAATTTGGTAAGAATTTTGTTTCAGCATCAGATATGATTTGGGACAAAGATTTGGCATTTGAAGGTTTTGGATTTGATCTGGTTCATACTCTTTTGGAAGGCAACAAGGTATACTTTCATAGTGGTGTATATAACCTGGATGAATTCACTGCAGCTGATAATGATCCAAAGCTTGTTGTTTCCCAGCTTGGTATTTCTGGAAAATATCAAGATATTAATTATGATGTTTACGGTGGACTTATTAATTATTATAACATTAAAAACAAACTTCCTCTTAAATGGACAGTAAATAGTAACAGTCTCAATTTACTTGGAAATTATACTTATGATTATGATGCTATTGAATTTGGAAGCACTTTTACAAAAACAATCGGAGAAAATGAAATAAAATTGCTTGGAAACTGGATAGAGAATACTGACTCCGATGATAAGGCATATTTACTTGGAATTGAATATGGGAATTTAACTGTGGTTGATAAAGAAGATTGGAAACTCTATTCTAACATTAGGAAGATTGAGCAGGATTCAGTTCTTGATTGTTACACAGATTCGGATTTTCATAATGGCATGACAAATTCCAAAGGATATAAAGTTGGACTGGAATATGGTATTGAAAAGAATTTGAAATTGGATGTCAATTATACAAAAACAAAAGATCACGAATCTCTTGCTCCAGTTGAACAATCATTATTCAAAACTGAACTCGTTATAAATTTCTAATTTCCCGTTTCTCGTTTTTCCTTTCCTTAATTTATGTGGAGATGAGTAAAATCATCTCCACTTTTTTTGAAATAGGAGAAGATTTGTTATGTCTAAAAATGTTAAAAACATTATTGATGATTTACTTAAGAAAAGAACAGAAAATATTGGTGAAGCCATTGATACTATTTGCAACATATATAATCTGGCCGATGTGGAAAGAATGAAATATACTTTCCCAAAATTAAATGTAGAAATAAGTATTATTTTATGCAATATGATTAAGGAACCAGAAAAAGCAGTAATTGTTGTTGTAAGAAATTTGGAATCTAATAAGGTTACAGATTTT
Protein-coding sequences here:
- a CDS encoding cysteine protease, whose translation is MEFSFTGWLVDYPDHRDYSLKSQSVGDLLDRLKINDNNMELSNSVDLRKYCSPIEDQGNIGSCTANAAASIVEYYERKAFGKHTDVSRLFLYKVTRNLLKWSGDTGAFLRTTMAALRLYGAPPESYWPYDVSKYDIEPTSFVYSLAQNFKATKYIKIDQHNLSKENILTNIKKCLVAGLPLMFGFTTYDSLVQSRYTGKIPFPGSNETAKGGHAIGSYGFDDNIQIKHDFTGEITTGAFLIRNSWGPKWGFDGGYGWLPYQYLLKGLAVDWWTLISSDWVDTGEFGL
- a CDS encoding putative porin translates to MKNLFVLFILFATIISAAEWTGSASLGYQHVKDYIAVDDSTNYIDLDLSFIENVSADLELGASIGSSNGDPRVTTQVLSGNMETKDFRLKKAYLSYNYSLDESTLLSFTGGKFGKNFVSASDMIWDKDLAFEGFGFDLVHTLLEGNKVYFHSGVYNLDEFTAADNDPKLVVSQLGISGKYQDINYDVYGGLINYYNIKNKLPLKWTVNSNSLNLLGNYTYDYDAIEFGSTFTKTIGENEIKLLGNWIENTDSDDKAYLLGIEYGNLTVVDKEDWKLYSNIRKIEQDSVLDCYTDSDFHNGMTNSKGYKVGLEYGIEKNLKLDVNYTKTKDHESLAPVEQSLFKTELVINF